A genome region from candidate division KSB1 bacterium includes the following:
- a CDS encoding flavodoxin family protein codes for MNILIVYDSVFGNTEKVARAVGSAFGTGHTVKWARPAELDAFKVAADLLIVGSPTRKFQPTADIQTFLKQLERRSLNGIGVAAFDTRISVEDTNSWLLRFFVKLFGYAAEPMLRTLQQKGGTVKGDPAGFIVNATKGPIKQGELERAEAWAKQLV; via the coding sequence ATGAATATCCTGATCGTCTATGACTCGGTGTTCGGCAACACGGAAAAAGTGGCGCGTGCCGTCGGCAGCGCATTCGGAACCGGACACACTGTCAAATGGGCTCGTCCTGCCGAGCTTGACGCTTTTAAGGTAGCAGCTGATTTGCTGATTGTCGGTTCACCAACGCGAAAATTTCAGCCCACAGCTGACATTCAAACGTTTTTAAAACAGCTTGAGCGTCGATCATTAAATGGCATTGGCGTGGCTGCCTTTGATACCCGGATTTCAGTTGAGGATACAAATTCTTGGCTCCTGCGCTTTTTTGTCAAACTTTTCGGCTATGCTGCGGAACCTATGCTCAGGACATTACAGCAAAAGGGCGGTACTGTAAAAGGTGACCCGGCCGGGTTTATCGTCAATGCTACCAAAGGTCCGATCAAACAAGGCGAACTGGAGCGAGCCGAAGCATGGGCGAAACAGCTTGTATAG
- a CDS encoding cytochrome c-type biogenesis CcmF C-terminal domain-containing protein, translating into MVELGYQSLNAAFVFSAFAALLYFLHGRRMHSSFIWIADRALGAAAALCTIALAVLLYELITHNFQLEYVARYSNRSLPWYYLLTALWAGQAGSLLLWAWLLGLFSILLLWRKKQHSESFLPNALGIMAVSLCFFLFLLVFKSNPFYLLPFAPEKGTGLNPLLQNPGMIFHPPSLYIGFVAYTVPFAVMISAFILNEQTLQWLTLVRRWSLFAWVFLTAGNILGMQWAYVELGWGGYWAWDPVENASLLPWLTGTAFLHSIIARERRDTLKTWSFALLVLTFALTIFGTFVTRSGLISSVHAFGVSSLGPAFLVFMGAILAGSLLLMLKRKDRFKGRVIQSWRSKESAFLLTNLILLLFAIAVLIGTLFPAISQAIGDQQLSVGESYYNRIAAVLGVALFLTLGVCTLLVWGRTSLDLIWRKIRIPGVIAVFTLILLLIKGIHHAGLVLAVATGVFVLILTVNQAVETIQKSLHTSEKGFFRGLTAALTRNKRRYGSYIVHLGVTLFFIGLTLSSTFDSQLERTLRPGESIQVGSMTLNYKGLEKSSERDLTLISARFDLLRNGRQVNPIISQRQFHSNYQPVTEVGIRSSLLRDIYVILADYQLDSQTATVQIMVNPMVLWIWMGGIIMVLGTLVSFGDKKRYPSAMQDDAGVSLQ; encoded by the coding sequence GTGGTTGAACTCGGATACCAGTCACTGAATGCTGCATTTGTTTTTTCTGCTTTTGCGGCGCTGCTTTATTTTTTGCATGGCCGGAGAATGCATTCATCTTTTATATGGATTGCTGATCGCGCACTGGGTGCAGCGGCGGCGCTTTGTACCATAGCGCTCGCTGTTTTGCTCTATGAACTCATTACACATAATTTTCAGCTTGAATACGTGGCCCGGTATTCTAATCGGTCTTTGCCCTGGTACTATTTATTGACCGCCTTGTGGGCAGGGCAGGCCGGATCCCTGCTTTTGTGGGCCTGGCTGCTCGGACTGTTTTCCATTCTATTATTGTGGAGAAAAAAACAACACTCGGAATCTTTTCTTCCCAATGCTCTGGGCATTATGGCCGTCTCGTTGTGTTTTTTCCTGTTTTTGCTGGTTTTTAAAAGCAATCCATTCTATCTCTTGCCCTTTGCTCCCGAAAAAGGCACCGGACTGAATCCTTTGCTGCAGAATCCGGGTATGATTTTTCATCCCCCGTCACTTTATATCGGGTTTGTTGCGTACACGGTTCCTTTTGCCGTTATGATATCTGCATTTATACTGAATGAGCAAACCCTGCAATGGTTAACTCTGGTACGCCGCTGGTCACTTTTCGCCTGGGTATTTCTGACTGCCGGTAATATTCTGGGCATGCAATGGGCTTATGTGGAACTCGGATGGGGTGGATACTGGGCCTGGGACCCGGTTGAAAACGCCTCTCTGTTACCATGGCTGACCGGTACGGCGTTTCTGCATTCTATCATTGCCCGGGAACGACGGGATACCCTGAAAACCTGGAGTTTTGCCTTGCTTGTCCTGACATTTGCTCTGACCATTTTCGGAACCTTTGTGACCCGCAGCGGCCTCATTTCGTCTGTGCATGCATTTGGTGTTTCCTCCCTGGGACCGGCTTTTCTGGTGTTTATGGGGGCTATTCTGGCCGGATCTTTGCTTTTAATGCTAAAGCGTAAAGACCGGTTTAAAGGCCGTGTCATCCAAAGCTGGCGTTCGAAAGAATCCGCTTTTTTATTGACCAATCTCATCTTGCTGTTGTTTGCGATTGCTGTGCTTATCGGCACTCTGTTTCCTGCAATCTCGCAGGCTATAGGAGATCAGCAGCTGTCTGTTGGTGAGTCCTATTATAACCGGATTGCCGCGGTACTCGGCGTTGCACTTTTCCTGACCCTGGGAGTCTGCACGCTCCTGGTATGGGGACGAACCTCTTTGGATTTAATCTGGAGAAAAATCCGCATCCCCGGTGTGATTGCGGTCTTTACACTGATTCTTTTGTTGATAAAAGGTATACACCATGCCGGGTTGGTTCTGGCTGTGGCCACCGGTGTGTTTGTCCTGATCCTGACCGTTAATCAAGCTGTGGAAACCATTCAGAAATCGCTGCATACCAGTGAGAAAGGATTTTTCCGCGGGTTGACCGCTGCCTTGACCCGCAACAAACGCCGGTACGGAAGCTATATTGTTCACCTCGGCGTCACTTTGTTTTTTATCGGTTTGACCCTATCTTCGACCTTTGATTCTCAGTTGGAACGCACCCTCCGTCCGGGCGAATCCATACAGGTAGGGAGTATGACGCTGAATTACAAAGGCCTGGAAAAATCATCCGAGCGTGACTTGACTCTGATTTCCGCGCGTTTTGATTTATTGAGAAATGGCAGGCAGGTAAACCCTATTATTTCCCAGAGACAGTTCCATTCCAATTATCAGCCTGTAACCGAGGTCGGTATACGATCATCACTGCTGCGGGATATTTATGTTATTTTGGCGGATTATCAACTGGACTCCCAAACCGCTACGGTGCAGATTATGGTGAATCCTATGGTTCTGTGGATATGGATGGGAGGTATAATTATGGTACTGGGTACTCTGGTTTCTTTTGGCGATAAAAAACGCTACCCATCTGCCATGCAGGACGACGCCGGCGTATCATTGCAATGA
- a CDS encoding heme exporter protein CcmB yields MIWLRQMSTLLFKDLRIEWRSKDVMIAMLMFAFIVITVFAIVFDGTEKTLIPGILWAALLFAGNLGMNRSMEREIENSALTGLRVCPVSRSAIYVGKLLSQLIFMLLTAAIVLPLLIVFFNMQMPIQPLRFGLILLLGCIGYSAAGTFLAAMALQTRARDLMLPILLFPLTVPVILAAVRGTTLTLYSEASSGFLSAWLRLLLVFDIIMITACILLFEYVIDE; encoded by the coding sequence ATGATCTGGCTGCGTCAAATGTCAACGCTGCTGTTCAAAGACCTGCGAATCGAATGGCGCAGCAAAGATGTCATGATTGCCATGCTCATGTTTGCATTTATCGTCATTACTGTGTTTGCCATTGTCTTTGATGGAACGGAAAAAACGCTCATCCCCGGAATCCTTTGGGCCGCCTTGCTGTTTGCCGGAAATTTGGGTATGAACCGTTCAATGGAACGCGAAATCGAAAACAGCGCTCTGACTGGACTGCGGGTATGTCCGGTCAGCCGCAGCGCAATCTATGTGGGCAAATTACTCAGCCAATTGATCTTTATGCTGCTAACTGCAGCGATTGTTCTGCCGCTTTTGATTGTTTTTTTCAACATGCAAATGCCGATCCAGCCCCTGCGCTTTGGTTTGATTCTTCTGCTTGGATGCATCGGTTATTCAGCTGCCGGCACTTTTTTGGCTGCCATGGCGCTGCAAACTCGTGCCCGGGATTTGATGCTGCCGATTTTGCTGTTTCCACTAACTGTGCCGGTTATTCTGGCCGCGGTCAGAGGAACAACCCTGACTTTATACAGCGAGGCCTCGAGCGGATTCCTGTCAGCGTGGCTGAGACTGCTGCTTGTCTTTGATATCATAATGATCACGGCTTGTATTCTATTATTTGAATATGTGATAGATGAATAA
- a CDS encoding ABC transporter ATP-binding protein, translating into MITVQECSKYYGHRPVLNKISFSVQPGSRTAVLGGNGAGKTTLLFILAALIRPSGGTVRVGGYSVTQYPHIVRKMTGLVAHQPGLYSDLTAYENLMLFSRMYGIQKPAGRVRDLLEQVGLARQNGLFVRHFSRGMLQRLSIAKAILHRPDILLLDEPLTGLDAGAQHALIDILESRNRNTTIFFTTHRFDFAKQHADRILVLKNLGIRADCSVKDITTLELDDWPVTGL; encoded by the coding sequence ATGATCACGGTTCAGGAATGCAGCAAATATTATGGTCATCGGCCGGTTCTGAATAAAATCAGTTTTTCAGTGCAACCCGGATCGCGAACAGCCGTGCTGGGAGGCAATGGAGCCGGCAAAACGACATTGTTGTTTATCCTGGCCGCATTGATCAGACCGTCAGGCGGAACCGTTCGGGTGGGGGGATATTCCGTCACTCAATATCCTCATATAGTCCGGAAAATGACAGGTCTTGTTGCTCACCAACCAGGGTTGTATTCTGATCTGACAGCGTATGAAAATCTAATGCTCTTTTCGCGCATGTATGGTATTCAAAAACCGGCCGGTAGAGTGCGGGACCTGCTTGAGCAGGTGGGGCTGGCTCGTCAAAACGGACTGTTTGTGCGTCATTTTTCCCGCGGTATGCTGCAGCGGCTGTCGATCGCAAAAGCAATTTTGCACCGTCCGGATATTTTGTTGCTGGATGAACCATTGACCGGACTGGATGCCGGAGCACAGCATGCTTTGATTGATATTCTGGAAAGCCGCAACCGCAACACCACAATCTTTTTTACAACACATCGCTTTGATTTTGCAAAGCAGCACGCAGACCGGATTCTTGTTCTTAAAAACCTGGGCATTCGAGCGGATTGTTCTGTTAAAGATATCACAACTTTGGAACTGGATGATTGGCCGGTGACAGGGTTATGA
- a CDS encoding choice-of-anchor Q domain-containing protein: MKRLILSLMVLGVCTTGFSKTHYVNNNADSGPGSLRNTIAGAAKGDTIKFKSITTIGLSSTLEINKTLYIIGNEKQSVVLDGQDKTAILRVVKPAFSRTATAYIYRIQFINGKNGKFPRLPENGGGILNHATLYLSHCRVLDCYATGDGGGIYNEGNLYVYDTEISGNRALLDGGGIMLDTQSGKVEIRECKINNNEADHGAAVYSFVDFSCENSIIRSNICNNNSGAVHFKMTSNDTSQFISTTIDSNSAIGLHADGPIEMHNGNISYNGSIGINMMDYGNMPFLDILNTEIQSNGQEGISLDESCNLFMENCRLKMNSRGVFAFAENLLDINQSEFVENITTSNGGGIYSANDADLILNETTFSKNEANKGGAIAGLFEEVTIDWCQFNQNKCQTDGGGISLLSLGPVHVNNSVFSQNECVDYGGGCYLKSYEWIELNLTRFMRNTSGSGGALFNENDSLILNSVQMQENYAATDGGGIFNTLGGNIYAFNCTLHSNTADQDGGGLYNGFAPGYPTSGMGSYIEMDSCRVHANLCDGDGAGINNTDYLLLTRSSIRANHAQSNGGGFYNEGEEARLITEETSFTLNTANNGGGICNMKFIEMDRCNISGNSVDNRGAGIYNISTDPCEITNTTFYENLCSASGQGGGMYGAGMMTELINCTFNKNKAMDGASINNMDPGLMISNTIMANCLADSEFSGTVPSVNNHNLVMDGSLAGAATSDPQLLPYGDYGGLTLSCALAAESPAIDAGDNSAISCTWDQCNNPRFYNSVIDIGAVEFQGATEVETKQLPEQFALFQNYPNPFNAVTTIRYKVADPTTVLLLIYDIKGRLASTLVNEQQTPGEYQVRWQADPFSSGLYFFRLKTETFDCTKSMILLK, encoded by the coding sequence ATGAAACGTCTCATTTTATCGCTCATGGTTCTGGGGGTATGTACAACCGGATTTTCAAAAACACACTATGTAAACAACAACGCGGACAGCGGTCCCGGGTCTTTGAGAAATACGATCGCCGGGGCAGCCAAGGGAGACACGATTAAATTCAAAAGTATCACCACTATTGGACTTTCCAGCACTCTGGAGATTAACAAGACACTTTACATTATTGGGAACGAAAAACAATCCGTGGTTCTGGACGGACAGGACAAAACCGCAATTTTACGGGTTGTCAAACCGGCTTTCAGTCGGACAGCCACCGCTTACATTTATAGGATCCAGTTTATTAATGGGAAGAACGGTAAGTTTCCCCGACTACCGGAAAACGGCGGGGGTATTCTGAACCATGCAACGCTTTATTTGAGTCATTGCCGTGTACTCGACTGTTATGCAACCGGCGATGGTGGTGGTATTTACAATGAGGGTAACCTGTATGTTTACGATACGGAAATCTCCGGCAATAGAGCCCTGCTCGACGGCGGTGGAATCATGCTTGATACCCAGTCCGGTAAAGTCGAGATCAGGGAATGCAAAATCAATAACAATGAAGCGGATCATGGGGCAGCAGTCTACAGTTTTGTCGATTTTTCATGCGAAAATTCCATCATCCGCAGCAACATCTGCAACAACAATTCCGGCGCCGTGCATTTTAAAATGACGAGCAATGATACCAGTCAATTTATATCCACAACCATCGATTCCAACAGCGCAATTGGATTGCATGCAGACGGTCCGATTGAAATGCATAATGGAAACATCAGTTACAATGGCAGTATAGGGATCAATATGATGGATTATGGCAATATGCCGTTTCTGGATATTTTAAACACTGAAATACAAAGCAATGGACAGGAAGGGATTTCTCTGGATGAATCCTGTAACCTGTTCATGGAAAATTGCAGACTAAAAATGAATAGCAGAGGTGTTTTCGCATTTGCAGAAAATCTTTTGGATATTAATCAATCCGAGTTTGTAGAAAACATAACCACAAGCAACGGGGGTGGTATTTACAGCGCCAATGATGCCGATTTGATTTTAAATGAGACGACATTCTCAAAAAATGAAGCAAATAAGGGCGGTGCGATCGCAGGACTGTTTGAGGAGGTGACCATTGATTGGTGTCAGTTTAATCAGAACAAGTGCCAGACCGACGGGGGAGGTATTTCTTTACTGTCCCTGGGACCGGTGCATGTCAATAATAGTGTGTTCTCGCAAAACGAATGCGTGGATTATGGCGGCGGATGTTATCTAAAAAGCTATGAATGGATCGAACTGAATTTGACCCGGTTTATGCGGAACACATCAGGAAGCGGCGGCGCCTTGTTCAACGAAAACGACAGTCTGATATTAAATTCAGTCCAAATGCAGGAAAACTATGCCGCAACGGACGGCGGCGGCATTTTCAATACACTCGGCGGTAATATTTATGCATTTAACTGTACATTACATTCAAACACCGCGGATCAGGATGGCGGCGGACTGTACAACGGATTTGCCCCAGGTTATCCGACGAGCGGCATGGGAAGCTATATCGAGATGGACAGCTGCCGCGTACACGCAAATTTATGCGACGGAGACGGGGCCGGCATCAACAACACCGATTATTTGCTACTGACCCGATCCTCGATCAGGGCCAATCACGCCCAGAGCAACGGCGGCGGTTTTTACAACGAAGGTGAAGAAGCGCGTTTGATTACGGAAGAGACGAGTTTCACTTTAAACACAGCAAACAACGGCGGCGGAATCTGCAATATGAAGTTTATAGAAATGGATCGATGCAACATCAGCGGCAATTCAGTCGACAATCGCGGAGCTGGTATATACAATATTTCTACAGATCCCTGCGAGATCACCAACACCACATTTTATGAAAACCTGTGCAGCGCAAGCGGACAGGGCGGCGGTATGTACGGCGCCGGCATGATGACTGAACTCATTAATTGCACGTTTAATAAAAACAAGGCCATGGACGGAGCTTCGATCAACAACATGGACCCCGGGTTGATGATTTCCAACACAATCATGGCCAACTGCCTGGCTGACAGTGAATTCAGCGGAACCGTGCCTTCAGTGAATAACCACAATCTGGTGATGGACGGCAGCCTGGCCGGCGCCGCAACCAGCGATCCGCAGCTGCTGCCTTATGGGGATTACGGCGGATTGACCCTGTCCTGCGCGCTCGCAGCGGAAAGTCCTGCTATTGATGCCGGAGACAATTCAGCCATCTCTTGTACGTGGGATCAGTGTAACAATCCACGTTTTTACAACAGCGTGATTGATATCGGTGCGGTCGAATTCCAGGGAGCAACAGAGGTGGAAACAAAACAACTGCCGGAGCAGTTTGCTCTGTTTCAAAACTATCCGAACCCGTTCAATGCAGTTACAACCATCCGCTACAAAGTTGCCGATCCGACAACTGTACTTTTATTGATTTATGATATAAAGGGTCGCCTGGCCAGCACACTCGTAAATGAGCAGCAAACGCCGGGTGAATATCAGGTCCGCTGGCAAGCAGACCCGTTCTCTTCAGGACTGTATTTTTTCAGATTAAAAACAGAAACGTTCGATTGCACAAAATCAATGATACTGCTGAAATAA
- a CDS encoding glycerophosphodiester phosphodiesterase family protein produces MNTHPLVIAHRGASYGAPENTMAAFELALEQNADGIETDVFMTRDGEIVCIHDPSTRRTGKLYHNVVQASYNDIRKLDVGTWKHSRFREQRIPRLVELFDWLPSSKYLFLEIKDGLRIIEPLRQLLIRARFPVQQLRLMSFEESIVAACGNLLPQVQTLLLVDYKGLYRYWRPGARRTIRKLLKTGASGVNSRGLPGIVKPAWVTRLHAAGFSAHVWTINRPDRIRYFNRCGVDSITTDRPDLVYSELNLSRTKRNQRRRYEYPDRL; encoded by the coding sequence ATGAACACCCATCCGCTGGTCATCGCCCATCGCGGCGCCTCTTATGGGGCGCCGGAGAATACAATGGCTGCTTTCGAACTGGCCCTCGAGCAGAATGCCGATGGTATCGAAACGGACGTTTTCATGACCCGGGACGGGGAGATTGTCTGTATTCACGATCCATCAACACGTCGTACCGGGAAACTTTACCACAATGTGGTGCAGGCCAGTTATAATGATATCCGGAAACTTGATGTCGGGACCTGGAAGCACAGTCGGTTTCGGGAGCAGCGTATTCCGCGATTGGTCGAGTTGTTTGATTGGTTGCCGTCAAGCAAGTATCTTTTTCTCGAGATCAAGGATGGACTGCGAATTATAGAGCCGCTACGACAATTGCTGATTCGCGCCCGGTTTCCGGTTCAGCAGCTGCGACTGATGTCCTTTGAGGAGAGCATTGTAGCGGCCTGCGGCAATCTGCTGCCGCAGGTTCAAACATTGCTGCTTGTCGATTACAAAGGTTTGTATCGATATTGGCGTCCCGGTGCGCGGCGTACCATCAGAAAACTGTTAAAGACAGGGGCGAGCGGGGTGAACAGCCGTGGTTTGCCCGGAATTGTCAAACCGGCCTGGGTGACCCGTCTGCACGCAGCCGGGTTTTCCGCACATGTGTGGACCATCAACCGTCCCGATCGAATTCGTTATTTCAACCGCTGCGGTGTGGATTCGATCACTACCGACAGACCGGATCTTGTCTATTCGGAATTAAATTTATCCCGTACAAAAAGAAATCAAAGGAGGCGATATGAATATCCTGATCGTCTATGA